A window from Streptomyces griseiscabiei encodes these proteins:
- a CDS encoding CU044_5270 family protein codes for MNTRRDKNHGRTDVMTVLADARPDELDPARLAGSARQREDLARIMAMAEAADERPARLRAPGFLRGGMRPLGAAVALAAVTAAAVVVSTLDRDPLGVRPGAPAGSPAAAGPDTFTADVRLELLSAAKKAGAAADEGTYWQTTTRSENVNVVRAAGGGSEPFAVRDTGTSQWSVGVRPGTRSLMVTGLDAETAPRTAADEARWKAAGSPANLEAEVPGNEQGGKLGYSMGPRSPLVMRTDAGGKIYAVGPRNVSYRDLLALPSGTAELRRELERLYVAEGGGAEITDRTAYVLRQAADLITMPVKPAVRAAAYRVIAEQPGVRGLGQVTDPLGREGVGVAFPGTHATPLGSVEQRVVVDPSTGELLCELLVLTEPSASAREAGLDAGATVDYSATTRMGWGERQITVPENARG; via the coding sequence GTGAACACTCGCAGGGACAAGAACCACGGCCGGACCGACGTGATGACCGTGCTCGCGGACGCCCGGCCCGACGAACTGGACCCGGCCCGGCTCGCGGGCTCCGCGCGCCAGCGGGAAGACCTGGCCCGGATCATGGCCATGGCCGAGGCGGCGGACGAGCGCCCGGCGCGCCTGCGGGCTCCGGGGTTCCTCCGGGGCGGGATGCGGCCGCTCGGAGCCGCCGTCGCGCTCGCCGCCGTCACCGCGGCCGCGGTGGTCGTGAGCACGCTCGACCGGGATCCGCTGGGCGTACGCCCCGGCGCACCCGCGGGGTCCCCGGCCGCCGCCGGGCCGGACACGTTCACGGCCGACGTCCGCCTCGAACTGCTCAGCGCGGCGAAGAAGGCCGGGGCGGCGGCCGATGAGGGGACGTACTGGCAGACCACCACCCGCTCGGAGAACGTGAACGTCGTCCGCGCGGCCGGAGGCGGCAGCGAGCCCTTCGCCGTGCGCGACACGGGCACCTCCCAGTGGTCGGTGGGCGTGCGCCCGGGGACCCGGAGCCTGATGGTCACGGGCCTGGACGCCGAGACCGCCCCCCGGACCGCGGCGGACGAGGCCCGCTGGAAGGCCGCCGGTTCCCCCGCGAACCTGGAGGCCGAGGTCCCCGGCAACGAGCAGGGCGGCAAACTCGGGTACAGCATGGGCCCCCGGTCACCGCTGGTCATGCGGACGGACGCCGGCGGCAAGATCTACGCCGTCGGGCCCCGGAACGTCTCCTACCGGGATCTGCTCGCACTCCCCTCCGGAACCGCCGAGTTGCGTCGCGAGCTGGAGCGCCTGTACGTGGCGGAGGGCGGCGGCGCCGAGATCACCGACCGTACGGCCTATGTGCTGCGCCAGGCCGCCGACCTCATCACCATGCCGGTGAAGCCCGCCGTCCGGGCCGCCGCGTACCGGGTGATCGCGGAACAGCCCGGCGTCCGGGGGCTGGGACAGGTCACCGATCCGCTGGGGCGCGAGGGTGTCGGCGTCGCCTTCCCCGGCACCCACGCGACACCGCTGGGGAGCGTGGAACAGCGGGTCGTCGTCGACCCGTCCACCGGCGAACTGCTCTGCGAGCTGCTCGTCCTGACCGAACCCTCCGCCAGCGCCCGCGAGGCGGGGCTCGACGCGGGTGCGACGGTCGACTATTCGGCCACGACCCGGATGGGCTGGGGCGAGCGGCAGATCACGGTGCCGGAGAACGCCCGCGGCTGA
- a CDS encoding FxLYD domain-containing protein: protein MQSRHVRAVAVFGIAVFALTGARGSGGGGCSGGSSSSSSSSSSSGGSDSGSSSTTGGSTTGGSSTTTGTGGSSGSRGAARDLKIETCAYDSGLVARVRATNSSSTSIYSYEFDVEFTDTNGQLIDTVEDNVITAVPAGSSATFDVKVPQSTLDAGGHTVGGGTCKLADLERTAA, encoded by the coding sequence GTGCAGTCTCGTCATGTCCGGGCCGTCGCGGTCTTCGGTATCGCCGTCTTCGCACTCACGGGAGCCCGCGGCTCCGGTGGTGGAGGGTGTTCCGGCGGAAGTTCCTCGTCCAGCAGCTCCTCCAGCTCCAGCGGGGGCAGTGACAGCGGCAGTTCGAGCACCACGGGTGGGAGCACCACGGGTGGGAGCAGCACCACCACCGGGACGGGCGGGTCGTCCGGCTCCCGGGGTGCCGCGCGGGATCTGAAGATCGAGACCTGTGCGTACGACAGTGGTCTGGTCGCCCGGGTCCGTGCCACCAACAGCAGCTCCACCAGCATCTACAGCTATGAGTTCGACGTCGAGTTCACGGACACGAACGGTCAGTTGATCGACACCGTCGAGGACAACGTCATCACCGCCGTGCCCGCCGGGTCCTCCGCCACCTTCGACGTCAAGGTGCCCCAGAGCACGCTGGACGCGGGCGGCCACACGGTCGGCGGCGGCACCTGCAAGCTCGCCGACCTGGAGCGCACCGCCGCATAG
- a CDS encoding enoyl-CoA hydratase/isomerase family protein, producing the protein MTTAPRTLLMTTDKDTGTALVTLNRPEKLNAIDLTTAEQLTLLWRELRYDDTVRAIVVTGAGDRAFCTGLDRDAATAVPQPNSPYTIEDPLLRVGPRSNDLWKPVIAAVNGMACGGAFYLLGESDFLVADPAATFFDPHTTYGMVSAFESILMAQRMPYGEATRMALMGTAERMSARRAYEVGLVSEVTEHGGSVAAALRCAEVIAGYPPEAVQGTVRACWSAREAARAHALAYAPHLVSLGNLPADRQTDLFTGRRSGGHRVR; encoded by the coding sequence ATGACGACGGCCCCCCGCACCCTGCTCATGACGACGGACAAGGACACGGGCACAGCCCTCGTCACCCTGAACCGCCCGGAGAAACTGAACGCGATCGACCTGACGACGGCGGAGCAACTCACGCTGCTGTGGCGGGAGTTGAGATACGACGACACCGTACGGGCGATCGTCGTGACCGGCGCGGGCGACCGGGCCTTCTGCACGGGCCTGGACCGGGACGCGGCGACGGCGGTCCCCCAGCCGAACTCCCCCTACACGATCGAGGACCCGCTCCTCCGCGTCGGCCCCAGGTCGAACGACCTCTGGAAGCCGGTCATCGCCGCCGTGAACGGCATGGCCTGCGGCGGCGCCTTCTACCTCCTCGGCGAGTCGGACTTCCTCGTCGCCGACCCCGCCGCCACCTTCTTCGACCCGCACACCACCTACGGCATGGTCAGCGCCTTCGAGTCGATCCTGATGGCCCAGCGCATGCCGTACGGGGAGGCCACGCGCATGGCCCTGATGGGCACCGCCGAGCGGATGTCGGCGCGCCGGGCGTACGAGGTGGGCCTCGTCTCCGAGGTGACGGAGCACGGCGGGTCCGTCGCCGCCGCGCTCCGCTGCGCCGAGGTGATCGCCGGGTATCCCCCGGAAGCCGTCCAGGGCACGGTCCGCGCCTGCTGGTCGGCCCGGGAAGCGGCGAGGGCGCACGCTCTCGCGTACGCCCCCCATCTGGTGTCACTGGGCAACCTGCCGGCCGACCGCCAGACGGACCTGTTCACGGGCCGCCGCTCCGGCGGCCACCGGGTGCGGTGA
- a CDS encoding Zn-ribbon domain-containing OB-fold protein: MLTPVVDDDGAPFWEYAARGELRVQACADCGETRFPPRPCCPHCRSFATEWQRVSGRGRIWSYVRPHPPLLPDYAEQAPYNVVLVELVDAPRVRLVGNLVAAPGARLDSVPVERIRIGARVQVVFTSTGLPQWVLERP; this comes from the coding sequence ATGCTGACCCCCGTCGTGGACGACGACGGCGCCCCCTTCTGGGAGTACGCCGCCCGAGGCGAACTCCGCGTCCAGGCCTGCGCCGACTGCGGCGAGACACGCTTCCCGCCCCGCCCCTGCTGCCCGCACTGCCGCTCCTTCGCGACCGAGTGGCAGCGGGTCAGCGGCCGTGGCCGTATCTGGTCCTACGTCCGCCCCCACCCGCCCCTCCTCCCCGACTACGCCGAGCAGGCCCCGTACAACGTCGTCCTCGTCGAACTCGTCGACGCCCCCCGCGTCCGCCTGGTCGGCAACCTGGTGGCCGCCCCGGGCGCCCGCCTGGACTCGGTACCGGTGGAGCGGATCCGCATCGGGGCGCGGGTCCAGGTGGTCTTCACCTCCACCGGCCTCCCCCAGTGGGTCCTGGAGCGGCCATGA
- a CDS encoding lipid-transfer protein, producing the protein MTVLKDTTAIVGIGQTPFAKQLPETERALACRAILAALDDAGIAPDEVDALASYTMEETDEVEVAKALGLGDLTFFSKVGYGGGGSCATVAHLAAAIATGQATVGVAWRSRKRGSGPRPWKNTTAQLPTPAQWTRPHGLLRPADEIAMLARRHMHEYGTTRDHLFNVALACRNRANQNPAAMMYDRPLTREMYMNSRWISEPLCLFDNCLETDGALACVVVSAERARDCRRTPVYVHSAAQGLPAQHHGMVNYWNDDPLTGPAWTAARHLWKHADLTPDDIDVAQIYDAFTALIPLSLEGYGFCARGEGGAYTEGGALEIGGRLPLNTSGGGLSEAYVHGFNLITEGVRQLRGTSTAQVPDASACLVTAGEGVPTSALLLRS; encoded by the coding sequence ATGACCGTGCTCAAGGACACGACGGCGATCGTCGGCATCGGCCAGACCCCCTTCGCCAAACAACTCCCGGAGACCGAAAGGGCGTTGGCGTGCCGTGCGATCCTCGCCGCGCTCGACGACGCGGGCATCGCGCCGGACGAGGTGGACGCGCTCGCCTCCTACACGATGGAGGAGACGGACGAGGTCGAGGTGGCGAAGGCACTCGGCCTCGGTGACCTCACCTTCTTCAGCAAGGTCGGCTACGGCGGCGGCGGTTCGTGCGCCACGGTCGCGCATCTCGCCGCCGCGATCGCCACCGGGCAGGCCACGGTCGGCGTCGCCTGGCGGTCCCGCAAACGCGGCTCGGGCCCCCGCCCGTGGAAGAACACGACCGCCCAACTCCCCACCCCCGCCCAGTGGACCCGCCCCCACGGCCTGCTCCGCCCCGCCGACGAGATAGCCATGCTGGCCCGCCGCCACATGCACGAGTACGGCACCACCCGCGACCACCTCTTCAACGTCGCCCTGGCCTGCCGCAACCGGGCGAACCAGAACCCGGCCGCGATGATGTACGACCGCCCGCTGACCCGCGAGATGTACATGAACTCCCGCTGGATCAGCGAACCGCTCTGCCTCTTCGACAACTGCCTGGAGACGGACGGGGCGTTGGCGTGCGTGGTGGTGAGCGCCGAGCGCGCCCGCGACTGCCGCCGCACCCCCGTCTACGTCCACTCCGCCGCCCAGGGCCTGCCCGCCCAGCACCACGGCATGGTCAACTACTGGAACGACGACCCGCTGACCGGCCCCGCCTGGACCGCCGCCCGCCACCTCTGGAAACACGCGGACCTCACCCCGGACGACATCGACGTCGCCCAGATCTACGACGCGTTCACCGCCCTGATCCCCCTCTCCCTGGAGGGCTACGGCTTCTGCGCGCGCGGCGAGGGCGGCGCCTACACGGAAGGGGGCGCCCTCGAGATCGGCGGGCGGCTGCCCCTCAACACCTCCGGCGGCGGCCTCAGCGAGGCGTACGTCCACGGCTTCAACCTGATCACCGAGGGCGTCCGGCAGCTGCGCGGCACGAGCACGGCCCAGGTACCGGACGCGTCGGCCTGCCTGGTGACGGCGGGCGAGGGCGTCCCCACATCCGCCCTGCTACTGAGGAGTTGA
- a CDS encoding fatty acid--CoA ligase family protein: MSGDVEGRGDLVWGTVPGLVRSAAERFGGVEAVVDGRTRVSYAELGARVERAAAACVANGVRTGDRVALWAPNSLDWIVSALGAVSAGAVLVPLNTRFKGGEAADVLARSRAKLLFITGTFLGTSYVASLRRAAGADGGRLRAPGAGSVCERPGPLPGLPYLEQVVVLSDDAPADFRTWKDFLASGDGVGAAEVRARSAELTGDSPSDLVFTSGTTGRPKGAVITHAQTLRAYEVWCDLAGLRQGDRYLIVNPFFHTFGYKAGVLACLMRGATMIPQPVFNVETAMANVAAERVSVLPGPPTLHRSLLDHPARDDYDLGSLRLVVTGAAVVPLRLVEQLRAELRVETVLTAYGLSEASGIVTMCRRGDEPSVIASTSGRAIPGTEVRVVDPLGHALPPGTPGEVLVRGFNVTRGYFEDPAETARAVTADGWLRTGDVGVLDADGNLRITDRIKDMFIVGGFNAYPAEIEQLLGLHPDVADVAVVGVPDARLGEVGKAYVVRRPGSLLTSDDLIAWSRREMANYKVPRAVDFVSELPRNASGKVVKGELRGRR, from the coding sequence GTGAGCGGTGACGTGGAGGGGCGCGGAGATCTGGTGTGGGGGACCGTGCCGGGGCTGGTCCGGTCGGCGGCCGAACGGTTCGGCGGGGTCGAGGCCGTCGTCGACGGGCGTACCCGGGTGTCGTACGCGGAGCTGGGCGCGCGGGTCGAGCGTGCGGCGGCGGCGTGCGTCGCGAACGGGGTGCGCACCGGCGACCGGGTCGCGCTCTGGGCGCCCAACTCCCTCGACTGGATCGTCTCCGCGCTCGGCGCGGTCTCGGCGGGCGCGGTGCTCGTCCCGCTCAACACCCGCTTCAAGGGCGGCGAGGCGGCGGACGTGCTGGCCCGCAGCCGGGCGAAGCTCCTGTTCATCACCGGGACGTTCCTGGGCACCTCGTACGTGGCCTCGCTCCGGCGCGCGGCGGGCGCGGACGGCGGGCGGCTGCGCGCGCCGGGCGCCGGGAGCGTGTGCGAGCGGCCGGGGCCGCTGCCCGGACTGCCGTACCTGGAGCAGGTGGTGGTGCTGTCGGACGACGCCCCCGCCGACTTCCGCACCTGGAAGGACTTCCTCGCGAGCGGCGACGGGGTGGGGGCGGCGGAGGTACGGGCGCGGTCGGCCGAGCTGACGGGCGACTCGCCCTCCGACCTCGTCTTCACCTCCGGGACCACCGGCCGCCCCAAGGGCGCGGTGATCACCCACGCGCAGACGCTGCGGGCGTACGAGGTGTGGTGCGATCTGGCCGGGCTCCGGCAGGGCGACCGCTATCTCATCGTCAACCCGTTCTTCCACACCTTCGGCTACAAGGCGGGCGTGCTCGCCTGTCTGATGCGGGGCGCGACGATGATCCCGCAGCCGGTGTTCAACGTGGAGACGGCGATGGCGAACGTGGCGGCCGAGCGGGTCTCCGTCCTCCCCGGCCCGCCCACCCTCCACCGGTCCCTCCTCGACCACCCCGCCCGCGACGACTACGACCTCGGCTCCCTGCGGCTGGTGGTCACGGGCGCGGCCGTGGTGCCGCTGCGGCTGGTCGAGCAACTGCGGGCCGAGCTGCGGGTGGAGACCGTGCTGACGGCGTACGGGCTGTCCGAGGCCTCCGGCATCGTGACGATGTGCCGGCGCGGCGACGAGCCGTCGGTGATCGCGTCGACCTCCGGGCGGGCGATCCCGGGGACGGAGGTGCGCGTCGTCGACCCGCTGGGGCACGCCCTGCCGCCCGGCACCCCCGGAGAGGTCCTCGTGCGCGGCTTCAACGTCACGCGCGGCTACTTCGAGGACCCCGCCGAGACCGCCCGCGCGGTCACCGCCGACGGCTGGCTGCGCACCGGGGACGTGGGGGTGCTCGACGCGGACGGCAACCTGCGGATCACCGACCGGATCAAGGACATGTTCATCGTCGGCGGGTTCAACGCCTATCCGGCCGAGATCGAGCAACTGCTGGGCCTGCACCCGGACGTCGCCGACGTCGCGGTGGTCGGCGTCCCGGACGCGCGGCTGGGCGAGGTCGGCAAGGCGTACGTCGTACGACGGCCGGGGTCCCTCCTCACCTCCGACGACCTCATCGCCTGGTCCCGCCGCGAGATGGCCAACTACAAGGTGCCGAGGGCGGTCGACTTCGTGAGCGAGCTGCCGCGCAACGCGAGCGGGAAGGTGGTGAAGGGGGAGCTGCGGGGGCGGCGGTGA
- a CDS encoding DUF6247 family protein, with protein MIAAQAGPGAPVAPRPERTPTALRAALERVAPHRLPEMERQKDEAIALAARTNTLGPITRFLETWAVAVEIARVPATAARLRAAEHTARTVGHDDPAWRAAMDEIHDLHTAARESLSA; from the coding sequence ATGATCGCGGCGCAGGCCGGACCCGGTGCTCCCGTCGCCCCGCGGCCGGAGCGGACTCCGACGGCGTTGCGCGCGGCCCTGGAGCGGGTGGCCCCGCATCGCCTGCCCGAGATGGAGCGGCAGAAGGACGAGGCGATCGCCCTGGCCGCCCGCACGAACACCCTCGGCCCGATCACCCGCTTCCTGGAGACCTGGGCCGTGGCCGTCGAGATCGCCCGGGTCCCCGCCACCGCCGCCCGCCTGCGCGCCGCCGAGCACACGGCCCGCACCGTCGGCCACGACGACCCCGCCTGGCGCGCGGCCATGGACGAGATCCACGACCTGCACACGGCCGCCCGGGAGTCTCTGAGCGCCTGA
- a CDS encoding sigma-like protein: MSEKKKQGVEITTQDQHAPAPPSEGVEITTMDQHAPAPPSKDAEITTLDQHAPAPPALDLGGK; this comes from the coding sequence ATGAGCGAAAAGAAGAAGCAGGGCGTGGAGATCACGACCCAGGACCAGCACGCGCCCGCCCCGCCCAGCGAGGGCGTGGAGATCACGACGATGGACCAGCACGCTCCGGCGCCGCCGAGCAAGGACGCGGAGATCACCACGCTGGACCAGCACGCGCCCGCCCCGCCCGCCCTGGACCTGGGCGGCAAGTAG
- a CDS encoding AfsR/SARP family transcriptional regulator: MGGEPGVPEVGGPRVPEQRVAVDAEIPEPAPQPPAELRFSVLGPVRAWRGAEPLATGSPQQRALLAALLLREGRTATASELIDALWGDEPPSQALAAVRTYASRLRKALSPGVLVSESGGYAVRSLSGGALDLAVAQDLAADAEKAKNSGDLCHARHLLNKALGLWDGEVLAGVPGPYAETQRARLDEWRLQLVETRLDMDLEQGCHAEAVSELTALTAAHPLRERLRELLMLALYRSGRQAEALAVYADTRRLLADELGVDPRPGLRELQQRILQADPGLAEPSAPLAPESAAAPVRPAQLPATVPDFTGRAAFVGDLSKVLAEASGAEGQVMAVSALAGIGGVGKTTLAVHVAHGARADFPDGQLYVDLQGAGARPADPETVLGSFLRALGTADSAIPDSLEERAALYRSVLDGRRVLVLLDNARDAAQVRPLLPGTAGCAALVTARVRMVDLAGAHLVDLDVMSPDEALQLFTKIVGAERVAAEREAALDVVAACGFLPLALRIAASRLAARRTWTVSVLAAKLADERRRLDELQAGDLAVKATFELGYGQLEPAQARAFRLLGLADGPDISLAAAAAVLDLPPEDTEDLLETLVDTSLLESAAPGRYRFHDLVRLYARACAERDEEPPSERDSAMSRLLDFYLATATRVYAIERPGDRTVAHLERSRYDGQEFTSASDALDWLHAEAEPLLACVQQSLGASTLRRAVDLLLATIDLAESGAGSRRYETTALAARDAAAALADARAETRARITLAQVLSQAGRFEEAEREAERADLVNGTAGDPWTNGTAPNQLGIIAICTARFADAEVFLLRAIEAFQADGNKPGEASAVCNLSRSLASMGRTAQAVELAQRGVEIYDELGLSVRLANARYASGIVLTQAGRLHEALEQLDAALRIFTESRQRLWEGTTHFRVAQVHLAAHRPAQAAQHAEQALAIGCIGGDWMRANALTLLGRALVALGQSDRARACWREALTMYERNGSSESDEVRGLLHPLAAA; encoded by the coding sequence ATGGGCGGTGAACCGGGAGTGCCGGAGGTCGGTGGGCCGCGAGTGCCGGAGCAAAGGGTTGCCGTGGACGCTGAGATTCCGGAACCGGCCCCCCAGCCCCCGGCCGAGCTGCGCTTCAGCGTGCTCGGGCCCGTCCGGGCCTGGCGCGGCGCCGAGCCCCTGGCCACCGGTTCGCCCCAGCAACGCGCCCTGCTGGCCGCACTGTTGCTGCGCGAGGGCCGGACGGCCACCGCGAGCGAGCTGATCGACGCGCTGTGGGGCGACGAACCGCCCTCGCAGGCACTGGCCGCCGTACGGACGTACGCCTCACGGCTGCGCAAGGCGCTCTCCCCCGGTGTGCTGGTCAGCGAGTCCGGCGGGTACGCGGTGCGCTCGCTGTCCGGCGGCGCGCTGGACCTGGCCGTCGCCCAGGACTTGGCGGCCGACGCGGAGAAGGCCAAGAACTCCGGGGATCTGTGCCATGCCCGCCATCTCCTCAACAAGGCGCTGGGGCTCTGGGACGGGGAGGTCCTGGCAGGTGTCCCGGGGCCGTACGCGGAGACCCAGCGGGCCCGGCTCGACGAGTGGCGGCTCCAGCTCGTCGAGACCAGGCTGGACATGGACCTGGAGCAGGGCTGCCACGCGGAGGCGGTCTCGGAGCTGACCGCCCTCACCGCCGCGCACCCTTTGCGGGAGCGGCTGCGCGAACTGCTGATGCTGGCGCTCTACCGCAGCGGGCGGCAGGCGGAGGCCCTCGCGGTGTACGCCGACACCCGCAGGCTGCTCGCCGACGAGCTGGGCGTGGACCCGCGCCCGGGGCTGCGGGAGTTGCAGCAGCGCATCCTGCAAGCGGACCCGGGCCTCGCCGAACCCTCCGCGCCGCTCGCCCCGGAATCGGCCGCCGCCCCGGTCCGGCCCGCCCAACTCCCCGCCACCGTGCCGGACTTCACGGGCCGCGCAGCCTTCGTGGGCGACCTGAGCAAGGTGCTGGCGGAGGCGTCCGGCGCCGAGGGCCAGGTCATGGCCGTGTCCGCGCTGGCCGGCATCGGCGGCGTCGGCAAGACGACCCTCGCGGTGCATGTGGCGCACGGGGCCAGAGCGGACTTCCCGGACGGCCAGCTGTACGTGGACCTCCAGGGCGCCGGCGCGCGTCCCGCCGACCCGGAGACGGTCCTCGGCTCGTTCCTGCGGGCGCTCGGCACGGCCGACTCCGCGATCCCCGACTCCCTGGAGGAGCGGGCCGCGCTGTACCGGTCCGTCCTGGACGGCCGCCGGGTGCTCGTCCTGCTCGACAACGCGCGGGACGCCGCCCAGGTACGGCCCCTGCTGCCCGGCACGGCGGGCTGCGCGGCCCTGGTCACCGCCCGGGTGCGCATGGTGGACCTGGCCGGGGCCCATCTCGTCGACCTCGATGTGATGTCGCCCGACGAGGCGCTGCAGCTCTTCACGAAGATCGTCGGTGCGGAGCGGGTCGCGGCGGAGCGCGAGGCCGCGCTCGACGTCGTCGCGGCCTGCGGGTTCCTGCCGCTCGCCCTTCGCATCGCGGCCTCCCGCCTCGCGGCGCGCCGGACGTGGACGGTCTCCGTCCTCGCCGCGAAGCTCGCCGACGAGAGGCGCCGACTGGACGAGCTCCAGGCCGGCGACCTGGCTGTGAAGGCCACCTTCGAACTGGGCTACGGCCAGCTGGAACCGGCCCAGGCACGGGCGTTCAGGCTGCTGGGCCTGGCCGACGGCCCCGACATCTCCCTGGCCGCCGCCGCGGCCGTACTGGACCTGCCGCCGGAGGACACCGAGGACCTGCTCGAAACCCTCGTCGACACCTCCCTGCTCGAATCGGCCGCCCCCGGCCGCTACCGCTTCCACGACCTCGTCCGCCTCTACGCGCGTGCATGCGCCGAACGGGACGAGGAGCCGCCGAGCGAGCGGGACTCGGCGATGTCGCGGCTGCTGGACTTCTATCTGGCGACGGCCACCCGGGTGTACGCGATCGAGCGGCCGGGGGACCGGACGGTCGCGCATCTGGAGAGGAGCCGTTACGACGGGCAGGAGTTCACCTCCGCCTCTGACGCGCTGGACTGGCTGCACGCGGAGGCGGAGCCCCTGCTGGCGTGCGTTCAGCAGTCCCTCGGCGCGTCCACTCTGCGACGGGCTGTCGACCTGCTGCTCGCCACCATCGATCTGGCGGAGTCCGGGGCCGGTTCACGGCGTTACGAGACGACCGCGCTCGCCGCGCGGGACGCCGCCGCGGCGCTCGCGGACGCGCGTGCCGAGACCAGGGCGCGCATCACGCTGGCCCAGGTCCTCAGCCAGGCGGGCCGTTTCGAGGAGGCGGAGCGGGAGGCCGAGCGCGCCGACCTGGTGAACGGGACGGCCGGCGACCCCTGGACGAACGGCACCGCCCCCAACCAGCTGGGGATCATCGCCATCTGCACCGCGCGCTTCGCGGACGCCGAGGTCTTCCTGCTCAGGGCCATCGAGGCGTTCCAGGCGGACGGCAACAAGCCCGGTGAGGCCAGCGCGGTGTGCAACCTGTCCCGTTCCCTCGCCTCGATGGGCCGCACCGCGCAGGCGGTCGAGCTCGCGCAGCGGGGCGTGGAGATCTACGACGAGCTGGGGCTGTCCGTACGCCTCGCGAACGCCCGCTACGCCTCGGGGATCGTGCTCACGCAGGCGGGCCGGCTCCATGAGGCCCTGGAGCAACTGGACGCGGCGCTGCGGATCTTCACCGAGAGCCGTCAGCGGCTCTGGGAGGGGACGACCCACTTCCGGGTGGCCCAGGTGCATCTGGCGGCCCACCGCCCCGCCCAGGCCGCCCAACACGCCGAACAGGCGCTGGCGATCGGCTGTATCGGGGGCGACTGGATGAGGGCCAACGCCCTGACGCTGCTGGGCCGGGCTCTGGTGGCCCTCGGCCAGTCGGACCGGGCCCGTGCCTGCTGGCGCGAGGCGCTCACGATGTACGAGCGGAACGGCTCGTCCGAGTCCGACGAGGTACGCGGCCTGCTCCACCCGCTCGCGGCGGCGTGA
- a CDS encoding amidohydrolase family protein produces MDTLETSATDSASTPAPAFPKIISVDDHTVEPPDVWQDRLPKKYLDVGPRVVRAPLKEMTFLGGRFKPVMGAPGDDGPIGDWWVYEDLHRPLTRLDTAVGYSRDEIKLEIITYEQMRPGSYDVPQRLADMDVNHVQSALCFPTFPRFCGQTFTEAADRELGLLGVRAYNDWMVEEWCGPAARGRLIPLTLIPLWDAELAAAEVRRNAARGVRAVAFSEIPPHLGLPSVHTDDWDPFLAACDETGTVVAMHIGSSSRMPSTSADAPPAVGSTITFANCCFSMVDWLMSGKFERFPNLKVMYAEGQIGWIPYILERADVVWEENRGWGGVADKVHRPPSELFAEHVYGCFFDDAFGLRNLDAIGVGNVLYETDYPHSDSTWPESRQVGEAQMGHLDADVVDRIVRRNAIELLGLTGEGLWAG; encoded by the coding sequence ATGGACACCTTGGAGACGAGCGCCACGGATTCCGCCAGCACCCCCGCCCCGGCCTTCCCGAAGATCATCTCCGTCGACGACCACACGGTGGAGCCGCCGGACGTCTGGCAGGACCGGCTCCCGAAGAAGTACCTGGACGTCGGGCCCCGCGTGGTCCGCGCGCCGCTGAAGGAGATGACGTTCCTCGGCGGCCGTTTCAAGCCCGTCATGGGCGCACCCGGCGACGACGGCCCGATCGGCGACTGGTGGGTCTACGAGGATCTGCACCGCCCGCTGACCCGTCTGGACACGGCGGTGGGATACAGCCGGGACGAGATCAAACTGGAGATCATCACCTACGAGCAGATGCGCCCCGGCTCGTACGACGTCCCGCAGCGCCTCGCGGACATGGACGTCAACCACGTCCAGTCGGCGCTGTGCTTCCCGACCTTCCCGCGCTTCTGCGGCCAGACGTTCACCGAGGCCGCGGACCGTGAGCTGGGGCTGCTCGGGGTGCGGGCGTACAACGACTGGATGGTGGAGGAGTGGTGCGGCCCGGCGGCGCGGGGGCGGCTCATCCCCCTCACCCTCATCCCGCTCTGGGACGCCGAACTGGCGGCGGCGGAGGTCCGCCGCAACGCGGCGCGCGGGGTCCGCGCCGTGGCCTTCTCCGAGATACCCCCGCATCTCGGTCTTCCCTCCGTCCACACCGACGACTGGGACCCCTTCCTCGCCGCCTGCGACGAGACCGGCACGGTCGTGGCGATGCACATCGGCTCGTCCAGCCGGATGCCGTCCACCTCGGCGGACGCGCCGCCGGCCGTCGGCTCCACGATCACCTTCGCCAACTGCTGCTTCTCGATGGTCGACTGGCTGATGAGCGGCAAGTTCGAGCGCTTCCCCAACCTCAAGGTCATGTACGCGGAGGGCCAGATCGGCTGGATCCCGTACATCCTGGAGCGCGCGGACGTGGTCTGGGAGGAGAACCGGGGCTGGGGCGGCGTCGCCGACAAGGTCCACCGGCCGCCGTCCGAACTCTTCGCCGAGCACGTCTACGGCTGCTTCTTCGACGACGCGTTCGGGCTCCGCAACCTGGACGCGATCGGGGTCGGCAACGTCCTCTACGAGACCGACTATCCCCACTCCGACTCCACCTGGCCCGAGTCGCGGCAGGTGGGGGAGGCGCAGATGGGGCATCTGGACGCGGATGTCGTCGACCGCATCGTGCGCCGGAACGCGATCGAGTTGTTGGGGTTGACGGGGGAGGGGCTCTGGGCGGGGTAG